The Streptococcaceae bacterium ESL0729 genome has a segment encoding these proteins:
- the frr gene encoding ribosome recycling factor, whose product MTNEILKNAKERMEQSQASLLREFGSIRAGRANASLLDRIQVEYYGAPTPLNQLASIAIPEARVLLITPFDKSSIKDIEHAINASDLGITPQSDGTIIRLVIPQLTEERRKELAKEVKKVAEGSKVAIRNIRRDAMDTAKKQEKNSEITEDELRGLEKEIQNITDESVKHIDKLTKDKETELLDV is encoded by the coding sequence ATGACAAACGAAATTTTAAAAAATGCAAAAGAGAGAATGGAACAATCACAAGCAAGCTTGCTTCGTGAATTTGGAAGCATTCGTGCTGGACGTGCTAATGCAAGTCTTTTAGACCGTATTCAGGTTGAATATTACGGGGCACCAACTCCCCTTAACCAATTAGCTTCAATTGCAATTCCTGAAGCACGTGTCCTTTTGATTACACCATTTGATAAATCATCAATCAAGGATATCGAGCATGCTATTAATGCAAGTGATTTAGGGATTACCCCTCAATCAGATGGAACAATTATCCGCCTGGTGATTCCTCAATTAACTGAAGAACGTCGTAAGGAACTTGCTAAGGAAGTTAAGAAGGTCGCTGAAGGTTCAAAAGTAGCCATTAGAAATATCCGTCGCGATGCTATGGATACGGCTAAAAAGCAAGAAAAAAATAGTGAAATTACTGAAGATGAACTACGTGGACTTGAAAAAGAGATTCAAAACATTACAGATGAATCTGTTAAACATATTGACAAGCTCACAAAAGATAAGGAAACAGAATTATTAGACGTTTAA
- a CDS encoding S1 RNA-binding domain-containing protein → MNDLLAKYITAIVTDENDNSYFLQKNGHTLILDKSEGEHALGDTVKVFVYTDKKGKPKATTIFPTAGRDNYGWGTVTEVRRDLGVFVDIGLPGKDVVISMDNLPELKNLWPKEGDKLYVTLEVDPKDRIWATVADNEVFKDLAGRAYNNMQDQNLKAIVYRLKMSGTFVFIPDNNMLGFIHPSERFSEPRLGEEVDVRVIGYRDVDKTLNLSLKPRSHEMLDNDGQMILAYLEGAGGFMSLNDKSSPDDIKATFGISKGQFKKALGGLMKAGKVKQDEFGTDLIKKD, encoded by the coding sequence ATGAACGATTTATTAGCAAAATATATAACCGCCATTGTTACAGATGAAAATGACAACAGTTATTTTCTACAAAAAAATGGACACACTTTAATCCTCGATAAGTCTGAGGGTGAACATGCCCTTGGAGATACGGTCAAGGTCTTTGTTTATACCGACAAAAAAGGAAAGCCAAAGGCAACAACCATTTTTCCAACAGCAGGGCGTGACAACTACGGCTGGGGGACAGTAACAGAGGTTAGACGCGATCTTGGAGTCTTTGTTGACATCGGCCTACCCGGAAAAGATGTCGTTATTTCCATGGACAATCTCCCTGAGCTTAAAAACTTATGGCCCAAGGAGGGAGACAAGCTTTATGTAACCCTTGAGGTCGATCCAAAGGATAGGATTTGGGCTACTGTGGCAGACAATGAGGTCTTTAAAGATTTAGCTGGGCGTGCTTACAATAACATGCAGGATCAAAATCTAAAAGCCATTGTTTATAGGTTGAAAATGTCAGGTACTTTTGTTTTTATTCCTGACAATAATATGTTAGGATTTATTCATCCGAGTGAGCGTTTTTCAGAACCTCGTTTGGGTGAGGAAGTTGATGTCCGAGTGATTGGATATCGTGATGTTGATAAGACGCTTAATTTAAGTTTGAAACCAAGGTCACACGAGATGCTTGATAATGATGGCCAGATGATTTTAGCCTATCTTGAAGGGGCAGGTGGTTTTATGTCATTAAATGACAAGAGCAGCCCTGATGACATCAAGGCTACCTTTGGAATCAGCAAGGGCCAATTTAAAAAGGCTTTAGGTGGTCTCATGAAGGCCGGTAAAGTAAAGCAAGATGAATTTGGGACTGACTTAATTAAGAAAGACTAG
- the treC gene encoding alpha,alpha-phosphotrehalase yields the protein MTFKDKVIYQIYPKSYLDTTGSGVGDLRGIIKKLDYLEDLGVDMIWLNPIYPSPQKDNGYDISDYVAINPDFGSMEDFEELVKEGKKRNIGFMLDMVLNHVSTEHEWFKKALAGDKYYQDFFILRDEPTDWISKFGGNAWAPFGDTGKYYLHLFDKTQADLNWRNPHVREELFNVVKFWMDKGVHGFRFDVINLIGKDEVLKNNPENEGKAEYTDKPLTHEYLRELNEATFGHDLESITVGEMSSTTIENCILYTRPDRHELSMTFNFHHLKVDYKDGKKWSKQAFDFEELKNLFHNWGEDMSEGNGWNALFWNNHDQPRALNRFVDVKNFRVKGAMMLAASIHLSRGTPYIYMGEEIGMIDPDFTSMADYVDVESLNAYEEMKASGKSPEEAFEIIQIKSRDNSRIPMQWDDSKNGGFSIGTPWLSSGNHPQINLEAEKNGAIINFYKDLIKLRKTHKIISEGSYKKALVDSKEIYAFIREFDGKKLFVANNFSAEEVALDLPSEFKAGELLISNYEDNNLEKLKPYQSLAIFSK from the coding sequence ATGACTTTTAAAGATAAAGTAATTTACCAAATTTATCCAAAATCGTATTTGGATACAACAGGCTCAGGTGTCGGTGACCTTAGGGGGATTATCAAGAAACTTGATTACTTAGAAGACCTTGGGGTTGACATGATTTGGCTTAATCCAATTTACCCAAGTCCACAAAAAGATAATGGCTATGATATTTCAGACTATGTTGCCATTAATCCTGATTTTGGTAGTATGGAAGATTTTGAGGAGCTGGTAAAAGAAGGTAAAAAACGTAATATTGGCTTCATGCTTGACATGGTTTTAAACCATGTTTCAACTGAGCATGAATGGTTTAAAAAAGCCTTGGCAGGAGATAAGTACTACCAAGATTTCTTTATTCTAAGGGATGAGCCAACGGATTGGATTAGTAAATTTGGAGGAAATGCCTGGGCACCTTTTGGTGACACTGGAAAATACTACCTGCACCTTTTTGATAAAACTCAGGCTGACTTAAACTGGCGTAATCCTCATGTAAGGGAAGAGTTATTTAATGTAGTTAAATTCTGGATGGACAAGGGAGTTCATGGCTTTAGATTTGACGTTATTAACCTGATTGGTAAGGATGAAGTCTTAAAAAATAATCCAGAAAATGAAGGTAAGGCTGAGTACACTGATAAACCATTGACCCATGAATACCTAAGAGAATTAAATGAAGCGACTTTTGGCCATGATTTAGAAAGTATTACAGTAGGTGAAATGTCTTCAACAACCATTGAAAATTGCATTCTTTATACCAGACCAGACCGTCATGAGCTATCAATGACCTTTAATTTCCACCATTTGAAGGTTGACTACAAGGACGGGAAAAAATGGAGCAAGCAGGCCTTTGACTTTGAAGAATTAAAAAATCTTTTCCACAACTGGGGTGAGGACATGTCAGAAGGAAATGGTTGGAATGCATTATTCTGGAATAACCATGACCAACCGCGGGCTTTGAATCGATTTGTTGATGTTAAAAACTTCAGGGTTAAGGGAGCTATGATGCTTGCGGCTTCAATTCACTTAAGCCGCGGGACACCTTATATTTACATGGGAGAAGAGATTGGAATGATTGACCCAGATTTCACTTCAATGGCTGATTATGTGGATGTCGAGTCCCTAAATGCCTATGAGGAGATGAAGGCTAGTGGTAAATCACCTGAGGAAGCCTTTGAGATTATTCAAATCAAATCTCGTGATAATTCAAGGATTCCTATGCAGTGGGATGATAGTAAAAATGGAGGATTCTCTATAGGTACTCCTTGGCTTTCTAGCGGAAATCATCCACAGATAAATCTTGAAGCTGAGAAAAATGGTGCCATTATTAATTTTTATAAGGATTTAATTAAACTTAGGAAGACCCATAAAATTATTTCAGAAGGAAGCTATAAAAAAGCCCTTGTAGATAGCAAGGAAATCTATGCTTTCATCAGGGAATTTGATGGCAAAAAATTATTTGTTGCCAATAATTTTTCAGCTGAGGAAGTAGCTCTTGATTTACCTAGTGAATTTAAGGCTGGAGAGCTTCTTATTTCAAACTATGAAGATAACAATCTTGAAAAACTTAAACCTTACCAAAGCCTTGCTATTTTCAGCAAATAG
- the pyrH gene encoding UMP kinase, which produces MIEPKYKRVVLKLSGEALAGDEGFGINPIVVKGIAQELREVHDLGVEIAIVVGGGNIWRGQTGASLGMERAQADYMGMLATIMNALALQDTLENEDVPTRVQSSIDMRQIAEPYIRRKAERHLEKNRVVIFAGGTGNPYFSTDTTSALRAAEINADVILMAKNGVDGIYDADPNKDENATKFEHLTHMDVISQGLQVMDTTASTLSMDNDIPLVVFNLNEAGNIRRAVLGENIGTTVD; this is translated from the coding sequence ATGATAGAACCAAAATATAAGCGCGTGGTACTGAAATTAAGCGGAGAAGCTCTAGCAGGAGATGAAGGATTTGGGATTAATCCAATCGTTGTTAAGGGAATTGCCCAGGAATTAAGGGAAGTCCATGATTTAGGTGTTGAGATTGCAATCGTTGTAGGTGGCGGAAACATCTGGCGTGGGCAAACTGGAGCAAGCCTTGGAATGGAACGTGCTCAGGCTGATTATATGGGTATGCTTGCAACTATTATGAATGCCCTAGCCCTTCAAGATACCCTTGAAAATGAAGACGTGCCAACTCGTGTTCAATCATCAATCGACATGCGTCAAATTGCAGAACCTTATATTCGTCGTAAGGCTGAACGCCATCTGGAAAAAAATCGTGTGGTTATTTTTGCAGGGGGAACAGGGAACCCTTACTTCTCAACAGATACGACAAGTGCCTTAAGGGCTGCAGAAATCAATGCTGATGTAATTCTTATGGCTAAAAATGGGGTGGATGGAATCTATGACGCTGACCCTAATAAGGATGAAAATGCTACTAAATTTGAGCACTTGACTCACATGGATGTAATCTCTCAAGGCTTGCAAGTTATGGATACTACAGCAAGCACCCTTTCAATGGATAATGATATCCCACTAGTAGTATTTAATCTGAATGAAGCAGGAAATATCCGCCGTGCGGTTCTTGGTGAAAATATCGGGACAACAGTCGATTAA
- a CDS encoding YozE family protein: MPSFYNYLMSHRGPKMDCALTILASEAFNDSTFPRHSSNFNEISDYLEKEAPFYFNLAQFDEIFDNYLHR, encoded by the coding sequence ATGCCTAGTTTTTACAACTATTTAATGTCCCATAGGGGACCAAAAATGGATTGTGCACTGACAATCTTAGCAAGTGAGGCCTTTAATGATTCGACCTTTCCAAGACACAGCTCAAACTTTAATGAGATAAGCGATTATTTGGAAAAGGAAGCACCATTTTATTTTAATCTAGCCCAGTTTGATGAGATTTTTGATAACTACCTGCATCGATAG
- a CDS encoding C39 family peptidase, with protein sequence MKKLYMLVATLLTMGAVTNGALADDSPKNSVSSTEVISEVSSEMSTDVISASTGESSLSLESSYSEFTTGDESSGGPVTSEDTSTNQATNPTTMVDEVAKVDYSAHVQDIGWQGYVSDNQVAGTVGRSLRMEALRINFPVSGISGKIEYSAHVQDIGWQEYVSNNQVAGTVGRSLRMEALKIRLTGDLANRYDIYYRAHIQDKGWLNWAKNDQPVGSSSAGKRMEAIQIKLVPKGEQAPSGEGKSYLVGDEARLPQEIVPSVNYQTHVQNIGWQDKVSNGSIAGTVGQSLRVEALKVSLANARLSGAVEYSAHVQDIGWQGYVSNDNISGTVGRSLRMEALKIRLTGDLANYFDIYYRVHVQDYGWLNWTKNDNPAGTSAMSKRLEALQIVIISKSDQGPPSNGQVAFIAGQAPKDPIVERMKAVPYYYSQRDPRWRYAYVGNYQMGPTGCVPTSLSMILKGSYGTEANPFFVASQMARLGGFNQRYRGASGTDLVLTAQAFGRTVRKADTLDQLNYYLSQGYPVILFQNVGIGHAVVVHGYSNGLTKVYDPYDRMFYPDGWTSTYSLWQNPSNDSLDWDQGRPAFVIM encoded by the coding sequence ATGAAAAAATTATACATGCTAGTTGCGACCTTACTTACCATGGGGGCAGTAACTAATGGAGCTTTAGCAGATGACTCCCCTAAAAATTCTGTTTCATCTACAGAAGTAATTTCAGAAGTAAGCTCAGAAATGAGTACTGATGTAATATCTGCAAGTACAGGTGAAAGTTCTTTGAGTTTGGAATCCAGCTATTCTGAGTTTACAACAGGGGATGAATCTTCTGGTGGACCAGTAACTAGCGAGGATACTAGTACAAATCAAGCAACTAATCCGACAACCATGGTTGATGAAGTTGCAAAAGTGGATTACTCGGCCCATGTGCAAGATATTGGCTGGCAGGGGTATGTTTCCGATAATCAGGTGGCAGGTACCGTGGGACGAAGTCTTCGAATGGAGGCACTAAGGATTAATTTTCCTGTAAGTGGAATATCTGGTAAGATTGAGTATTCAGCCCATGTGCAAGATATTGGCTGGCAGGAATATGTTTCAAATAATCAGGTGGCAGGTACTGTGGGACGAAGTCTCCGAATGGAAGCTTTAAAAATCCGTTTAACAGGAGACTTGGCTAATCGCTATGATATCTATTACAGAGCCCACATTCAGGATAAGGGATGGCTTAATTGGGCTAAAAATGACCAGCCTGTTGGGAGTTCATCTGCTGGAAAAAGAATGGAAGCCATTCAAATAAAATTGGTTCCCAAGGGGGAACAAGCACCTAGTGGAGAGGGTAAATCCTATTTGGTTGGTGATGAAGCAAGACTTCCACAAGAGATAGTTCCTAGCGTCAACTATCAAACGCATGTTCAAAATATTGGTTGGCAGGATAAGGTTAGTAATGGTAGTATTGCTGGAACCGTTGGCCAATCTTTGAGGGTTGAAGCCTTGAAGGTTAGCTTGGCAAATGCTCGTTTATCAGGGGCTGTAGAATACTCAGCTCATGTACAAGACATTGGCTGGCAGGGATATGTTTCAAATGATAATATATCTGGTACCGTGGGGCGTAGTCTTCGGATGGAAGCCTTAAAGATTCGTTTAACAGGAGATTTGGCTAATTATTTTGATATCTACTACCGAGTCCATGTCCAAGACTACGGTTGGCTAAATTGGACTAAGAATGATAATCCGGCAGGTACTAGTGCTATGTCTAAGCGGCTAGAGGCCCTTCAAATTGTCATTATCAGTAAGTCTGATCAGGGACCACCATCAAACGGACAAGTGGCCTTTATAGCTGGACAGGCTCCTAAGGATCCTATTGTTGAGAGGATGAAGGCCGTCCCTTATTATTATTCGCAAAGAGACCCTAGGTGGAGGTACGCCTATGTTGGTAATTATCAGATGGGACCAACAGGCTGCGTCCCAACAAGTTTAAGTATGATTTTAAAGGGTTCTTATGGAACAGAAGCAAATCCATTCTTTGTAGCCAGTCAAATGGCCCGCTTGGGTGGTTTTAATCAACGCTACAGGGGGGCTAGTGGAACAGATTTGGTCCTAACGGCTCAGGCTTTTGGTCGAACAGTTAGGAAGGCCGATACCCTAGATCAGCTAAATTATTACCTCTCACAAGGTTATCCAGTAATCTTGTTTCAAAATGTTGGAATTGGTCATGCTGTTGTTGTTCACGGCTACAGTAATGGTCTTACTAAAGTTTATGATCCCTATGATAGGATGTTTTATCCTGATGGCTGGACTTCAACTTACAGTCTTTGGCAAAATCCATCAAATGATTCCCTTGACTGGGATCAAGGAAGACCTGCTTTTGTTATCATGTAA
- a CDS encoding Gfo/Idh/MocA family oxidoreductase: protein MKTYNWAILGSGAIANRFAETMKANKRDIYSVANRTYENACKLAENFGINKVYQNVDDLFLDDQVDVVYIASPHNTHISYIKKALEAGKHVLCEKAITLNSSELAEAIQLAKDKNLILAEAMTIYHMPLYRNLHERIVKGDFGKLELVQMNFGSFKEYDPNSRFYSKNLAGGALLDIGVYALSFVRWFMELKESELSSQVKLAESGVDEKVSIILKNQEDQMATVSLSLHAKQPKRGLLSFEKAYVEIYEYPRGTQAKITYLDGTYEQIEVGSYDLALFYEFEDMERSVELAKNMMYLDYTEDVMDIMTSLRQDWQLFYPEEG, encoded by the coding sequence ATGAAAACATATAATTGGGCAATTCTTGGGAGCGGGGCCATTGCCAACCGTTTTGCTGAGACCATGAAGGCTAATAAAAGGGATATTTACTCAGTTGCCAATAGAACCTATGAGAATGCCTGCAAGTTAGCGGAAAATTTTGGAATTAACAAGGTTTATCAAAATGTGGATGACCTTTTCTTGGATGATCAGGTTGATGTAGTTTACATTGCAAGTCCCCATAATACTCACATTAGCTACATCAAAAAAGCCCTTGAGGCAGGAAAGCATGTCCTATGTGAGAAGGCCATAACCCTTAATTCAAGCGAGCTTGCAGAGGCTATCCAGCTTGCAAAAGATAAGAATCTAATTCTGGCTGAGGCCATGACCATCTATCACATGCCCCTTTATAGGAATCTTCATGAAAGAATTGTTAAAGGTGATTTTGGTAAGCTTGAGCTCGTTCAGATGAACTTTGGAAGCTTTAAGGAATATGATCCAAATAGCCGTTTTTATAGCAAAAATCTTGCAGGAGGTGCCCTACTTGATATCGGAGTCTATGCCCTATCCTTTGTTCGTTGGTTTATGGAGTTAAAAGAATCAGAGCTTTCATCCCAGGTCAAGTTGGCTGAAAGTGGTGTTGATGAGAAGGTGAGTATCATCCTTAAAAATCAGGAGGATCAGATGGCAACAGTCAGTCTATCCCTTCATGCCAAGCAGCCCAAGCGTGGTCTTTTATCCTTTGAGAAAGCCTATGTTGAAATCTATGAGTATCCTCGTGGTACCCAGGCAAAAATAACCTATCTTGATGGAACTTATGAGCAGATAGAAGTTGGTAGCTATGATCTGGCCCTCTTTTATGAGTTTGAGGATATGGAAAGAAGCGTAGAACTTGCTAAAAATATGATGTACCTTGACTATACAGAGGATGTAATGGACATCATGACTTCCCTAAGGCAGGATTGGCAGCTTTTTTATCCAGAAGAAGGATAA
- the treP gene encoding PTS system trehalose-specific EIIBC component, whose protein sequence is MSKYEKDAQNLLVAIGGKENIAGVSHCATRMRFVLNDDKKANVKEIEKISTVKGTFTNAGQFQVIIGNDVSTFYQDFLAVSGIEGMSKEAAKSKAKQNQSWLQRGVTTLAEIFTPLLPAIIVGGLILGLRNILEGVQIQALGQKIVDGVAALNPDGTKIYNTVVDVSPFWDGVNSFLWLPAEAIFHFLPVGVVWSVVKRFGGTQILGIVLGITLVSPQLLNAYSVNDARADGSIAEWVWNFGSFQIEKIGYQAQVIPAIFTALLFVFLEKQLRKVIPEAVSMIFVPLFSLLPAIIAAHTIIGPIGWKIGQALSTVVNAGLSSSVNWLFALVFGALYAPLVITGLHHTLLAIDFQLIGDLGYTNLWPMICLSNIAQGAAVAGLILLHKRTMRNNKEELEREEQVSIPALISAWLGVTEPAMFGINLKFMYPFVAGMAGAGLASMYATLTSVRANSVGVGGLPGILAIQYNSMINFAISMIIAIAVPLVLVFVFRKIPALNKVEVPYVDEEEYKAHPIVEQGPVSQDVKVPLSGQILPLSETPDPMFAEKLIGDGALIDPDAGVLVAPFDGIVQMVFPTNHAIGLISNDGVELLIHIGLDTVNLQGKYFEGLVESGQRIKAGDELIKFDLAALKKEGYVTKTPVIVTNQDRFQVDDVKTSGQAVIGDKLFTATSINN, encoded by the coding sequence ATGAGTAAGTATGAAAAAGATGCCCAGAATCTTCTTGTTGCAATAGGAGGCAAGGAGAATATTGCTGGTGTATCACACTGTGCGACTAGGATGCGTTTTGTCTTAAATGATGACAAAAAGGCAAATGTTAAGGAAATAGAAAAAATTTCGACAGTTAAGGGAACCTTTACAAATGCCGGTCAATTTCAGGTCATTATCGGAAATGATGTATCGACCTTCTACCAAGATTTTCTAGCTGTATCAGGAATTGAAGGGATGTCTAAGGAGGCAGCCAAATCAAAAGCCAAGCAAAATCAATCTTGGTTGCAAAGGGGAGTTACAACTCTTGCTGAAATTTTCACACCTTTACTTCCAGCTATCATCGTTGGGGGATTGATTCTTGGTCTAAGAAATATCCTTGAAGGAGTGCAAATTCAAGCCTTAGGACAAAAAATAGTTGACGGTGTTGCTGCTCTAAATCCAGATGGAACAAAGATTTATAATACAGTTGTTGATGTATCGCCATTTTGGGATGGAGTGAATTCCTTCTTATGGCTACCTGCAGAAGCGATCTTCCACTTCCTACCAGTCGGAGTAGTATGGAGTGTTGTTAAACGTTTCGGTGGAACTCAGATTCTTGGGATTGTCCTTGGGATTACTCTAGTTAGTCCACAGCTTTTAAATGCCTATTCAGTAAATGATGCACGTGCTGATGGATCAATTGCCGAGTGGGTTTGGAATTTTGGTTCCTTCCAAATTGAAAAAATCGGTTACCAGGCTCAGGTTATTCCAGCTATCTTTACAGCCCTACTCTTTGTTTTCCTTGAAAAACAACTGAGAAAGGTCATCCCTGAAGCGGTATCAATGATTTTCGTTCCCCTCTTTAGCTTACTTCCAGCAATTATTGCAGCTCATACAATTATTGGGCCAATCGGTTGGAAAATTGGTCAGGCCCTATCAACAGTTGTTAATGCGGGTCTATCAAGCTCAGTAAACTGGCTTTTCGCCCTAGTATTTGGAGCCCTTTATGCACCACTTGTAATTACGGGACTTCACCATACCTTACTAGCAATTGACTTCCAGCTAATCGGAGACTTAGGCTACACTAACCTATGGCCAATGATCTGTCTTTCAAATATTGCCCAAGGTGCAGCAGTAGCAGGATTAATTTTACTTCACAAACGCACCATGCGTAACAACAAGGAAGAACTTGAGCGTGAGGAGCAGGTTTCAATTCCAGCCCTAATTTCTGCTTGGTTGGGGGTAACTGAGCCAGCCATGTTTGGTATCAACCTTAAATTCATGTATCCATTTGTAGCCGGAATGGCCGGAGCTGGTCTTGCATCAATGTATGCTACTTTGACAAGTGTACGTGCCAACTCTGTTGGTGTTGGTGGTCTACCAGGAATTTTAGCCATCCAGTACAACTCAATGATTAACTTTGCAATCTCTATGATTATTGCAATCGCAGTACCCCTAGTGCTTGTCTTTGTATTCCGCAAAATTCCAGCCCTTAACAAGGTTGAAGTTCCTTATGTTGACGAAGAAGAATACAAGGCACACCCAATTGTTGAACAAGGTCCAGTAAGTCAAGATGTCAAGGTTCCTCTTTCAGGACAAATTTTACCTCTAAGTGAAACACCTGACCCTATGTTTGCCGAAAAACTTATTGGTGATGGGGCATTAATTGATCCAGATGCAGGAGTTTTAGTGGCACCATTTGATGGTATTGTTCAGATGGTCTTCCCAACCAACCACGCTATTGGTCTTATTTCAAATGATGGGGTTGAACTTTTAATCCACATCGGGCTTGATACAGTTAACTTGCAAGGTAAATACTTTGAAGGTTTAGTTGAAAGTGGACAAAGAATTAAGGCAGGAGATGAACTTATTAAGTTTGATCTAGCGGCCCTTAAAAAAGAAGGCTATGTTACAAAGACTCCAGTAATTGTAACCAACCAAGATAGATTCCAAGTTGATGATGTGAAAACAAGTGGTCAAGCTGTAATTGGCGACAAACTATTCACAGCAACAAGTATTAATAATTAA
- the treR gene encoding trehalose operon repressor: MNKYELIAQDLKEQILNNTYPSGSFLPSESILSNHYQASRSTIRQALNILETRGYIQKQMGKGSLVISSDKLQFPLSGLTSYKELQQNLDFKSLTTVIDLKKIKIDSKLSALTRFPLNQEVWSILRLRTINGKSVVLDQDYLLCSIIPHMTEDIAQNSLYEYLEGTLNLDISYAQKEVTIDFLNDFDKEYIDLSADDHHVVNVKSHVFLSNAQLFQYTESHHQVDTFRFSEFARREKI; this comes from the coding sequence ATGAATAAATATGAATTGATTGCTCAAGATTTAAAGGAGCAAATATTAAATAATACCTATCCTTCAGGGAGCTTTTTACCCAGTGAAAGCATCCTATCAAATCACTATCAGGCCAGTCGTTCAACCATTCGCCAGGCCCTAAATATCCTAGAAACCAGGGGCTACATTCAAAAGCAAATGGGCAAGGGAAGCCTTGTAATCTCATCTGATAAATTGCAGTTCCCCCTATCTGGACTTACCAGCTACAAGGAATTACAACAAAATTTAGACTTTAAAAGCCTAACCACAGTTATTGACCTTAAAAAGATTAAAATTGATAGCAAATTATCAGCCCTTACTCGTTTCCCACTCAACCAGGAGGTGTGGTCAATCCTTCGATTAAGGACAATCAATGGTAAATCAGTTGTTCTTGACCAGGACTACCTCCTATGTAGTATAATCCCTCATATGACAGAAGATATTGCCCAAAATTCCCTTTATGAATACCTGGAGGGAACTTTAAACTTGGATATTTCTTATGCCCAAAAAGAAGTCACCATTGATTTTTTAAATGATTTTGACAAAGAATACATTGATTTATCAGCTGACGACCATCATGTGGTAAATGTAAAAAGTCATGTCTTCCTTTCAAATGCTCAACTTTTTCAGTATACAGAAAGCCACCACCAGGTTGATACCTTTAGATTTAGTGAGTTTGCCAGACGCGAAAAAATATAA
- the msrA gene encoding peptide-methionine (S)-S-oxide reductase MsrA — translation MERAIFAGGCFWCMVEPFEEQDGVISVLSGYTGGHTVNPTYEDILTHKTGHTEAVEIIFDNDKISYEDLVELYWKQTDPTDAFGQFQDRGDNYRPVIFYEDERQKEIAEASKKRLQESGRFTEPIVTSIEKAQTFYPAEDYHQAFYKTNPLRYSLSSGLRHKFIEDKWKDA, via the coding sequence ATGGAACGTGCGATTTTTGCTGGCGGTTGTTTTTGGTGTATGGTTGAACCCTTTGAAGAACAAGATGGTGTAATTAGTGTCTTAAGTGGCTACACAGGCGGTCATACTGTAAATCCAACCTATGAAGATATACTAACCCACAAGACTGGTCATACAGAAGCAGTCGAAATTATCTTTGATAATGACAAAATAAGTTATGAGGATTTGGTTGAACTTTACTGGAAGCAGACCGATCCAACTGATGCTTTTGGTCAGTTCCAAGACCGAGGTGACAACTACCGTCCGGTAATCTTTTATGAAGATGAAAGACAAAAAGAGATTGCTGAAGCAAGCAAAAAGAGACTTCAAGAATCTGGTCGTTTCACAGAACCCATTGTAACCTCAATTGAAAAAGCACAAACTTTTTACCCAGCTGAGGACTACCACCAAGCCTTTTATAAGACTAATCCCCTTCGCTACTCTCTTTCAAGTGGGCTGAGACATAAATTTATCGAGGATAAGTGGAAGGATGCCTAG
- the rplK gene encoding 50S ribosomal protein L11, whose translation MAKKVEKLVKLQIPAGKATPAPPVGPALGQAGINIMGFTKEFNARTADQAGMIIPVVISVYEDKSFTFITKTPPAAVLLKKAAGVEKGSGTPNTVKVATVTRAQVQEIAETKMPDLNAGSLEAAMRMIEGTARSMGFVVED comes from the coding sequence GTGGCTAAAAAAGTAGAAAAACTTGTAAAATTACAAATTCCTGCCGGTAAAGCAACACCAGCTCCACCAGTTGGACCAGCACTAGGTCAAGCGGGAATCAACATCATGGGATTCACTAAAGAATTCAACGCTCGTACAGCTGACCAAGCTGGTATGATCATCCCAGTTGTAATCAGTGTTTATGAAGACAAATCATTCACATTCATTACTAAAACACCTCCAGCTGCTGTGCTTCTTAAGAAAGCTGCAGGAGTTGAAAAAGGTTCTGGAACTCCAAACACAGTTAAAGTTGCAACTGTAACTCGTGCACAAGTTCAAGAAATCGCTGAAACTAAAATGCCTGACCTTAACGCTGGTAGCCTAGAAGCTGCAATGCGTATGATCGAAGGTACAGCACGCTCAATGGGCTTCGTTGTAGAAGACTAA